In Vicia villosa cultivar HV-30 ecotype Madison, WI linkage group LG7, Vvil1.0, whole genome shotgun sequence, the DNA window GTTTTTCTTCTATTTCAATAGCGTTCCACACATTCTCCACAAAACTTTTGAATTCTTTTTGTTTGAACCAACAATTATTCACCTTGAACGGTTTTGGGCCCCAATCGATAACATTTGCCTTTAACCATATTGGAGCATGATCTGAGATGTCTTTATCTCCAATCATCTACCCTACCATCTTCCACTTATCCACCATATGCTCCGATAACAGGAAGGTATCCAATCTACTCCTAGCACTACCTTCTTTGTTTGACCATGTAAATCTGCCTCAAATGGATGGTACCTCAATCAACTTCATGGCATTGATAAAATCATTGAGCTCAATCGCTTTTCCAGTCCTAAACAAACCATTTATCCCCACCCTTTCAATTTTGTCTTTGACTGTGTTGAAGTCTCCCCCTACGCACCACCACCTAGGTCCAAAGTTGTTCTTTTTTTCCACAAAGTCAAACCACAATACTCTCTTTCTTTCTATCAAACACAATGAGTATATGTTTACGAAATAACAACCTTGATCCCTATAAATTACGCATATCTCCAAAGCACCTTCTGTTTTAAATATATTAGTGTTCTTGTCTCTCCAATTTCCATACTAAAACCTTCTTACAATAAAACAACTATATCAATCAAATTGTATTCTATTATATATTAGTGTTCTTGTCTCTCGCCAATCTCAAAAGTAAAAGTTTCTTACAATTACACCAACAATACAATAcccatcaaattttattttttctataaataaatattttatcacaTTATACTActtgttttcaaaacaaaaaacactTGTCGTAACGTGATTGGTGAGAGAACAAAACCAAAGTTTAATATTGTTCTCTTCATAGAGGAACCcgttctctctctctttctctcattcagaaaaacgaaaaaatgtcTTCAACATCGAAAAACCAAACTCCAGAATATTACCAAAACGTCGTCGTAATGAGACACGGCGATCGCATCGACAACTTCGATCCGTTATGGATATCCACAGCGCAACGACCGTGGGACCCACCTCTCGTTCAAGAGGGACGGGTTCGGTCCTTCTGTACGGGTCGGAAGTTTCGCAATGTTTTCAAATATCAGCTTCATCGTGTTTACGTCTCACCCTTCCTCCGCTGTGTTCAGACCGCCGCTGAAGCCGTTATCGCTCTCTCCGCCGTTGATGATAGCCCCGAAGCTCTCACCGGAGAGTCTGTTAGATTTGATCCTTCTAAAATTAAGGTCCATCAGATTGCTTTAATTCATCATCCAATTACattcattttatttaaattatattttacaatGAATCACGGACACCCCGAATACGATTCAGATACAGACTACTGGTGCAGACGTCTGACATGGACACAGATACATTTTCTAGTCTTAGATAGATATTTTAGAAACAAATCACAATtatgattcatatatatatatatatatatatatatatatatatatatatatatatatatatatatatatatatatatatatatatatatatatatgatatgacAGGTACAACTTTAGAAGTAATTATGATTAGAGATCAAGAGTTTTTTTTATGATATCTTAATCATGGATGGATATTGtaagaaaattttataaaaaaagtgtATACGAGATAAATATTTCAAATGTTAAGATCACGTCAGacacatttcttaacatgataTCAGAGATGTATCAGATCCAGTGAGCCACCAGCTACGAGGTTTTTTCTATCGGGCCACTAACTATTTATTTCCAAACTCTAGATGTCGTGTTTTGGTCCTGGGCGCAAGGGTGTGCGTTTTGTGTTAGGCCAAACACATTTCTTTAACATAGATGTTTCGTTACATTGAATCAAAATTGATTTTGCCTTTTAATTGTTGCTAAAATTCTCCAACTCACAACCACAACTGCAGGTCTCTGTTGAATATGGATTATGTGAAATGATGAGCAGAATGGCGATTAGGCTTGACGTGGCTCCTAAAGATGGAAACTGGGGTTTTAACATAGCAGAGCGTGAGGCCATGCTTCCGGCAGGGACAGTCGATAAAAATGTTGAAAAGATCTATAAAGAGGTATAAACTATACTGGATTCTTGTTCATTTTGAGTAGCATATTTTTTTGGCACTTGACAAATTATATTTATGATAGTTACTTTTTGGTTTGAGGAATTTTTCACTTTAGTTGCCTAAGTATGAGGAGCCGATTGCAAGCACGAAGGCTAGATATGAGCAAATAGTTAAAGACCTTGCTGATAAACATCTCACTGAAAACTTGCTTCTTGTCACACATGGTATGTATCATATTGAATTTCTTGTCCATCATAAGATAGATCTGTTATATAACACGATGCTCTATTTTTAGTACAAAATATTGTCAAATAGGGATGTTATAGCACCGTCGGTTAGCGAAATTTGAACTAACATGTATTTTTTGCGATTGGCAATGTTGCTGCAAATTATAAAAGAACTTGAATTCACTGGTCAATGACAGATTGaaatgagaatcattctcgtttTTGTAAGTTGAAATCTAACTGAATTGTACCTTTTCCAGGAGAAGGAGTTGGTGTGGCTCTATCTTCATTCAGAAAGGGTGCTGAAGTATATGAAGTTGACTATTGTGGATATGTGGAACTTAGACGCCCGATTTTCAAGAAAGATAAGTCATTTACTGCAGGACAGTTTGAAGTAATTACTAATACCGGACAAACTGGCGTAAAATATTCCATCTAAAGTCCTTGGTGCAACGTCATACATCAGTTGAACTTCATGTTGCTCGTCTACGAGCCAGTTTCTCACTTATCACTCTGCTTATTTTGACATTGGAGTTCTCCAATGTCCAAATGACTTCCATTGTGCATGCTTGATTCAGTAGGTGAATTTTAGCTGCATATTCTTCTGCACTCTTATGGCATTTTCCTAGATTAAATAGTAAACATAGGAGAGACAGAAATCGAAATTGGAGGAATTTATGTTGCTATTTTATTGGGAAGATACTTCTTGTTTGTACAATAATGAACCAAGGTGAGATAATCTTATTTGAGTTTAAGTTTAAGTTGTTTCTGTTTTATCACTTTTTTGTTGTTGGAGAGGAATACCGAATACATGTAGAATAAGATCAAAACTCATTGCAGCATTAATACAAAACATAGCATAAATATATCCCAGATTACAAGAAATAACCTAATTTTAAGTGttacaaacaaaataaataacaatgGAAACAAAATTCAGAGATTAGATGGACTTGCAGGTGAATCAATGTGATCGTACATGTCTTCAGGAAAATCATCAAAGAAACTATCAATGTTTGTTGAGAAATCATCATTTGTATCCATATTCCCAAATCTGCAACTCCCTGATGGCTCAAATGAAGGAACCATTCCAAACTCGGATGAATACAAGGGATCAAAAACATCAAACGAATTTGGTTCATCAACTCTTGACATTGGAAAAGTAAGATCAGTTTGGAGTTCGGGAATCTGAGGAAATGCATTGTGTTCAGTACTTTTGTAGCTCGGATCGAAAGGGGCTAAGTCTTTGTAGCTCTGATCAAAAGGTGTTAAGTCTTGTTCGACATAGTTTGCGTCGATACTTGGCTTTTCGGGTTTTACAAGATCTTCTAGTGGCACCATTTTGATAACCTCAGAAGATTTTTCAATGCAGGGTAATGAACACGGGTTAGGCTTTGATGATGTTTCTCCCTCTGATGAAGAGCTGAACTTATAAGGAATCTGAAAGAAAAAACACATCCGATCTCAATTCATGGTGCAATTGATTAGGCGAATCCGGAAAACCTAAGACTTTGAGGAATCTGAATTCGAAGAAATGACATGACAAGAAAAATAGGAACCTTTGTGTTGTTTAATTACCTCTGAAGTTGGAACATGGGAAGAAACTTTGGCTTTGTTTTTGTGTGACTTCgaggttgatgttgatgatgatgttttgAGAAGCCTAGCCAACCTCTTCTGTCTACTGCTCCAGAAATTTTTGACATCATTGTCTGTTCTTCCGGGCAAGTAGGATGCAATCTTAGCCCATTTGTTCCCAAATTGTTCCTGCAACTCTATCACAATCCTCTCTTCTTCTATTGCAAACTTGCATCCACTTTCACATAGTGAAACACCCCAAACACAATAATCAAATTAGAAAAACAcatcaaataattattttaagcCTAAACTTAAGCAATCAAACATGTATGCACTAGAAGCAAAATTAACCAATAAACTCCGTCTTTGTAAGCAAACCGCGGAGACTAACATGAATATGGACACTAACACAGACATGTCGATACTAATAATgtggaaaaaaaaatcaaataattgaatgTTATCACGAATGTGAAGTATCTAACACCCAATTTGGACACTAAATACTAAAATCAGACATGCATATATATGTACTAGAAACAAATTAACCAATTAACTCCATCTTTAAAACAGAATTGTTGAATTAGATATACAAATACAGACCAAACACTAACACCGACAAAAACATTAACAAAACATATTGACATTAATATTAATATCagcgaaaataaaataattgaatataatcatgTATGTATGGCGTTAGTATGTATTATACCATCACATGTCGACGTATCGGTATGGTGTGGGTGAAGTATATATTGcaagtaacaaacacaacaaTGAGAAGAAGAAATGAAAGTGAAATGCAATGGTAGTAACTTACTTTTTGAGGTTTGGTCGAAGCTTATTAACCCAACGAAGACGACAAGACTTTCCAGTTCTTTGAAGAAGACCTTTGGATCGAATGGAGCTCCAATCTCTTGGACCATATTTCTTAACATGATGAAGTAAAACATCATCTTCTTCTGTTTTCCATGGACCTTTCTTCACATGTTCTTGTTCTTTCTTCCCAtgcatttttctctctcttttcttctatctatAATAATAACACGACACAGACAACTACTTTAAACTAAGACTCTGATATTTTTGTTTTCTACTAGGTTTCAAATGCTTGgcattttattttatgttgttttctTCCTCCTAAATATTTGCTTCACACTATTCCATGTTCTTAGACTTGTGCGGTTATGGTGGTTACTCATTCTTCCCACTAAACATGCCCACGTTGTCCAttaacaatttaatttattattattattattattattattattattattattattattattattattattattattattattattattattattattattattattattattattattaactaatttaTTATTGTACTaaaaagtttattattattattaactaattaaatgCAATCAAAATTTTCCATTGTGTTTAAGATTTTGCTTCAGGGCGCTTCATGGTTTTATTCATAACCTCTATTTATGAGAATAGTGTGTTTTGACTATTTCTCAAGAAGTTTGAACCAATTTTCTAAAAGTGAACTATAAAACTTGTCCATATGTTTTTCTGTATATGTTCTTCTATGTCAACATTTataatatttgataaaaaagaGAAGTTAAGGAAAAAAATTAGACTCATCTTGtgtttatattatttggtgtgatAGTATATTTgacttattcaaaataaaatttcctaCATTGCATTAATTTGCTATTTACTAGCGGACACTTGTGGTTGTGGTCTCCGTCTATccacatttttaaaaaatattttacttaatCTAGCATTgttttttatcaactttttcttatataaaaaaaatacaataatattgttatttttgttttaaggCAACGTTTGATTTGCAAGAAGATGATAACGGAAGATGATAAAATATATGactaaacaaataataaaagtatttgtatatatatatatatatatatatatatatatatatatatatatatatatatatatatatatatatatatatatatatatatatatatatatatatatatatatattttttggcttcatacatgttttagtcttttaatttaatttaatgtttcATTTTATTCTCTTAATTAAAAAACGTTATAAGTTAGTCTCTTAATTTTGCTTCTGTTATCCTATTTGATCCATTTCGTCAATTTCTAGCAAAAAAAATGTCATGTTCTAGTGATGTGGATGTGTAACAAGGTTCAAAGTTCAAATGTGATTTAACATCTTTATAGCACCTACTTAAGTGAAAACACTACTTTATAGCATAAATTCTTAGTCACATTTGGACTTTGAGCCTTGTTGTACATCTACGTCACCAGAATTTAACAGTTTTTTGCCAGAAATTGACGGAAGGGACCAAATAAGATAATTGAAGTGAAGTTAAAAGACTAACTTGTAACGTTTTTTAATTAAGTGACTAAAGCGGAACATTTAAGGGACTTGGAGACTAAATAAacctatattttttaaataagaaaTAAGCAACTTGACATTTAAAAAGAAGCATTAAAGGTGCTCACCGTTATACAACCAAGAAACCAAGAAAGAAGCTAAACATCAATCAATAACCAACTAAAAAATAAAGCTACAAGAATTACCCTCAACAAGCCCCTGGGTTATTACACCAATCAACCCAAGTAATGTTCCTTCCTTTTTTATGGAAAGTATTTAACCAACCTCGGGCTAAAGCATTTGTTCTGGGTCGGCCCAATTATTCCAATTGGGCCAATCCACTCCTTGGTCCAAGGCATTCTGGTCCATACACACGGCAGCCTGCCCCGGTCCGCTCCGGGAAAACACGAGACACAACCGAGCACGCTAAAAGCCTCGTGCTCGACAACGGCTAGTCCCCATGTTTCCTGGCCTAGTGCCTCGCATTAATCCTCAAAATGTGGAGTCCTTTTCCATTGAACTGCCATATAAATAGTCCTCCAACCCTAGAGGGCAAGATAAtcacttacccaaaatctctcacttttctgttgtaccttgttgtccaaacacttactttggcatcaaagtgccttgcaggtacaacaacCTTTTTCTCCTCCAATCGTCTCGAAATTCAAGCTTCACCGTTGCTGGCCACCTGTTCTGCTCGGAAAGATCAGCGTTAATATAACTCAACACATATAAACTTATAAGAGTACAACCCTTAAAAAGAGTGAAATTTCTACAAAACTAAATAGATCAACAAAAGGCAAAACTAAAAAACCAATAAAAGATTGAAGAATTTAAATTTTGTAGCCTCACCAACAAAGAGTCAGCAATCGACATAGCATAAACaccaattcaaaagaaaaacTTGTTCCATAAGAGATTAGAGAAAGAATAAGAACAAAACAATTGCTCCACGTCTTCCTCTTCCAAAAAACACAAGGGAAAACAACATTATGAACACCTTCAATAATTTCCCGCTTAACTAATTCTACTCTAGTTGGCAACTTATTAAGAATTAGATTCAAaccaaaaataagaattttgcTAGGCACTTTAGATTTCCATAGACAAGCTAATGCTTTAGCTTATAGAGGATCCAAAATACGCACAAAAACACAAGCTTTACAAATCTTCTTAAAACAATCTTTAATCGAAAAACCAAATTTATTCCTTAACCACATGAAGCGGCCGTTATCAAGAGGCTTAGGCTCCACCCCATTCAAAAGCAAAAGAAGCTCCTCCAACAATAATGTGTCAACTCCACTCAAGGCCACTCCATTGAAACCACTGTCCCACACCCAAGAATTATTTGACCAAGCCCTCACCTCTCAGACTTTAAGCCGAGACAAAACACAACATCAAAATAAAATGGGAAATAAGACTCTAAGAGAAAAGGAACCTAACCAGTGATGTCTTTAAAAATATGAAGACGTCCTATTTCCAAGTTTACAAGAGATGGAAGAAGAAAACCAATTAATACGAGAGGAGTTATCCATGGGTTCCCCAATAGATCACAAGTCCTTCCACCACAAGGACGTCCTCCAACTCAAACACACTCCACCTAAAACTCCCCACTTCACATTACCATACTTACAAGATAGAAGATCAGACCACAAAGAAGAATCCTCATTTTGAATCCTCCACTTCCACTCACTTAACAATGCAAGATTGAACAAACCACAATGTTTAAGCTCCAAACCTCATTTCTCCTTAGATAAGCAAATAGAGTCCCAACTCATCCAAGTAATTTTCTTAATATTGTCGCCCCTCCCCATTAAAACCCTCTTTGAACCTTAATGTTCACCTTATGAGCATTGtggaaagagaagaaaaaaaatcgaCATGTTGGATAAAAGGGAATTTAAAAGAACCACCATACCTTCAATAGACAATAATCTATTATGCTACATCGCCAACCTTCTTTTAAACTTGACATTCCTTCTTTTCTTTCCACTAAACAAACCAGCTTAAATTCATCGAGAGAATGAGAATTATCCGCTTTGGAGATCAACACAATGAAAGTTACTATGATCGCTTTCGGCACTCGAGCACCACGATAAAACCCCTCCACCACTCTCAAAAGATCATCCTTCACAAAATCCAAACACTAAATTGTCATCAACCACCTCCACCTTAGTTTCTTGAAGGAAACAAACATCAATGGCTTAACCCATTGATATCTTTTCCACGATATCATTTATTGATTTATGCCTTTCTCTTGTtggctattttttttctttctattctacaCAGCTAAGAATAGTACTTTTTTAATAACATTCCCCAATCGATGAAACCAAGAAATAACAAAATTTCTAAATCAGTtcacaaatataaaaaataaaaaatgaaaaatgaaagaaacaaaCAAACCCACAGTTTCATCCTACCCTTAATCCATGAGCCCAGCTAAGCCAAATCAAATCCACCTTTATAAACAAATCTACAAATAAGAGATTGATTCCTTTCTGTTCTTTACTACTAATACTATACCCACCACAATCACTCATCTCTCTATAATAATAATGCACTTGCCATTACATCTCCCAATTTTCTAGATCTACTTAACACTCACtcacaaccatcatcatcatggATTTTTTCGACGGAAACAAATCCCTCAACACCATTCTCCTCCTCATCACAACCATAATCGTAGCAAAACTcatttcatcattcatcatcccCAAATCCCGCAAACGCCTCCCCCCAATTCTCCCTGGATGGCCCATCGTCGGAGGCCTCTTCCGTTTCCTCAAAGGTCCAATCTTTATGCTCCGTGAAGAATACCCCAAACTCGGTGGCGTTTTCACCTTGAAAATCTTTCATAAAAACATCACCTTTTTGATTGGGCCTGAGGTTTCTGCGCATTTTTTTAAAGCTCCGGAAACTGATCTTAGTCAGCAAGAGGTTTATCAGTTTAATGTGCCGACTTTTGGGCCTGGGGTTGTTTTTGATGTTGATTATTCTGTTAGGCAGGAGCAGTTTAGGTTTTTTACTGAAGCGCTTAGGGTTAATAAGCTTAAGAGTTATGTTAATCAGATGGTTTCTGAAGCTGAGGTAATGTTTTGTTCATAACCCTTTGTCTAATTCGTTGTTAATTATGCTTAATTGTTATGTTTTTGTTTGTGCAGATTATCTGTTtgatgatttgtttgttttgttttttatgaaTTAATCAATGGCTGATTTTGTATGTAGAATAAATCTTGAATGTGTTGGAATATCAATATCAACTTTAGTAGTTATAATAACGAATAGTGAGACATTGATTTGGTCGGACCTAGATCCGTtttttaagaatgatattctttgAACAAACATCTTACAGTTGGATACAATAGGGTAATAAATCTCTCTCTTTTTTATTAATTGCTGTTTTGTGTACTTGAGTTGACCCTTTTTTTTCTTACTTGAAAGACCACATGTTTGTGCATTCAATGCTTGTTATGTGTCTATTGAAGGATTTGATTTTATGATCTTAAGTGAGGACATTTATATTCATCAATGTGTCTTTTTGGTTCTAGGGTGACAAAAATTGGTTTAAGTTAGTGTTGAAGTGAGTTATTGTGTTTGTTTCTATGGTGACAAAAGTTGATTTTGAATGAATTATTATAATTGATTCTGGCTAAAAGTAAGTTGAAAGTAAAGTGGTTTTTTGTTTGGACACATTCATGTAAAACGAGCTGAACAGATATATTGAATCAAAAGCTCCATTTTATAACTTAAAAGTTAGAATCAATTTGGAGGTAAAGTTAATTCTACTCTTGGAATCAATTTTAGTTCACCCAAAGGCCTACCAAACATACACATACAATAAATTTAAATGTAAAAGTGATATTTTGAGTTATAATCAATTCTGGTTGGTGGTCTGGCAACACCTGTGGTGATCTGTAGTATACATGATACACTGCAGGCTGGTGCTGTTTCTGGTTAACTTAATGCAGTTTTGATTGAATGATTTGGCTTTATGACCTTAGGTGAGGTCAGTTATATCTCAGCAGTCATGTTTCTAGCCAATGGTTATTAACTCCACACTTTTCATGGAGCCAAACTCCCAACTTAActgaaaatataatttttcacTGCAACTTGAATTCATTCTCATATATTGATTAATTGAGTAAGCTTTTAATTCTATTGGGACTTGACTTCATTGTTTGTTTCTTTATGTTTGCAATAGTATAAACCTCTGTTGTAACTTTCTTTGGCTGAGTTGTGTTTCTAAAAAATGAACCAAATTTGCAGGACTATTTCTCTAAATGGGGATCAAGTGGTGAAGTTGATTTGAAGTATGAACTTGAGCATCTGATCATCTTGACGGCCAGTAGATGTCTGTTGGGACGGGAAGTTCGCGACAAGCTCTTTGACGATGTCTCTGCATTGTTCCATGACCTCGACAATGGAATGCTTCCAATCAGTGTTCTCTTCCCATACCTACCAATCCCAGCTCACAGACGCCGTGACAATGCACGCAAGAAGCTCGCTGAAATCTTTGCAAGCATTATATCTTCACGAAAAGATTCCAACAAGTCAGAGGACGACATGCTGCAGTGCTTCATTGACTCAAAATACAAAGACGGTCGCCCTACAACAGAAGCCGAAGTCACCGGTCTCCTCATTGCTGCTCTTTTCGCGGGGCAGCATACCAGCTCAATCACCTCAACTTGGACCGGAGCATACCTCCTGTGTAACAAACAGTACCTTTCTGGTGTGGTGGAGGAGCAGAAGAACTTGATGGCGAAACACGGCGATAGAGTTGATCATGATGTTTTGGCCGAGATGGACGTCTTGTATAGGTGCATTAAAGAAGCCTTGAGACTCCACCCTCCATTGATTATGCTGCTTCGAAGCTCACACAGCGATTTTAGCGTCACTACAAGAGAAGGGAAAGAGTATGACATTCCAAAGGGTCATATAGTTGCTACATCCCCTGCATTTGCAAACAGGTTACCTCACATTTTCAATGAACCTGATAAGTATGATCCTGATAGGTATGCTGTAGGGAGGGAAGAAGACAAGGCGGCAGGGGCATTCTCATACATTTCATTTGGTGGTGGTAGACATGGATGCCTCGGAGAGCCGTTTGCATATCTGCAGATAAAAGCAATTTGGTCtcatcttcttagaaactttgaATTCGAGCTTCTGTCACCTTTCCCTGAGATTGATTGGAATGCCATGGTTGTCGGAGTTAAAGGAAAAGTTATGGTCCGATACAAGCGAAGGGAGCTTTCTGTTAATCAATAGGACCATGTTATCTTTCACTGCATTCTTGAATTTCATTTTTAAGTATTTCTTGTTAGTATTTTTGGTTCTGCTTTAGTGTCCATGTTCACTGTTTATTTGACATTGGATATCAAGAATCTTGATTTTGACTTCTCTTTGTGTAATTGTGGCAAGTGGttttaacttttttgttttaGTGAATCAGATGATTGGAATGGTTACTTGGGATAAAGTGAAATGGTTAGAGTACATTACTTAGTTTACTTTTAAAAGCTATAGAATATTTCCATGAGATCATAACAAGAAATCATGTGCAACAATAACTACTACAGGTGATTCAGTACATATATATTTCTGAAGTAACTAAAACATTAGATGAACAGTACGATAgaagttgaagatgatgaaaactAGAACAATTATAACAACTATGGTAGAACTACTTCTCCAAGGATCATGAAAGTAAACCCGACTTATAGTACCCATAGCTCTTTTCCACACACTATTGTAGTGTTCATTCAGATCTTCCATAACTTGATAATAACATGAAGAGTTTGTTACAACATGTTTGCATAGACCGTTAACAAGAGTTGTCAATTCTTCATTGCTTTCAAGCTCATGAACAATGACTTCTTTATCTACGAGCAACTCTGCATCATCTTTGGTACGAATAAGAGAATCAATCAAAGAAACATAGTTGCAAATGTAAGGCTCATCAGGATAGTGACATTGCTCGAAAGCGATTAAGTTCCTAAGAACACATTCCGTCGCTTGATCTACTTTTAACTGTGGTAATAGAAATCTAGCTCTGAAAAACCCGCAACATGGTAAACAACCTAAACAAAGAAACcaactcaaaaatgtttttttctcaAACTTAATGTCAAGTAAGCTTCTATTATGAATTTTCTCAAAGCTTATACCAGCTTCATTCAACTTTGTTGCAGTCCTTAACATCAAACACTCATTTTGAGAATCAATATACTGATTACTCATTTTCTTATGGAGATAAGAACATCTAATCAAATCAACGAAATGAAGTGATTTCTCCCATTTTTTCGCCTCAAACTTTCGTTCATCAGATTCCTTGTGACGAGGGTAACAAGATGCAAAATACTCATGTGCCAGCTTGAAAAACCAGTTGTTCTTTTTGACACTGCTTGGAACAACAGTGTCATATAGTTTTTCCAACACATAAATTGGAAGCTGATTCTCAAGAAGCGACAAATCGCGTTGAATACTCTTACTTACGCAAAGTTGAGTTACTATATAATCATCTTTGTGTTCCCATTTTTTATTCTCTCTTAGAAAAAGCTCCATGATGAACACAGCATCCAACAACATCATGTCAACAAATTGTTCATTGCTGATATCATTGAATTTCTTCTGATAACAACGGCGAATATTTTGTTCATCTTGTACAAGGAACGATCTATAGTTCACTAAATCACTTTTTCTTTCTAGACGATTCCGAAAGAAATGAAAATATCTTTGTTTGTACTCTTGCATTTCCTCGAGTTTTTTGTTGTTATGGTGGATAGGACCGATTGATACGAGTAGAGGTGTATAAGCTTCTTCTTTCACCTTCAAAAGAATAGCAGGAACATTGTATATACAACATTGAGGCCAAAGGGAAGGTTCTACCTTTTCTCGAATGTTAATGATTCGTTGGATATGATATTCATCGGAAGATCCCATGAGATCACCTTTTTCTTAGCCGCTAAGTAAGCAGATCAATTGACAGACACTAAGatctgtttggataaacaacttaattaaatatttgtagtATAAACAGCTTATCATTTAAGTACTTATGTTTATTCTATTtgtataataaaatataagaaaaaccATAATAGGAGAAAAGGGATATAAGCTAGAAAAACACTACTTTTTATGATAAAGAAAAAAGCATGTAGCATAAGTTTGGAGTGAAGTATATAGACTCAAAAAACAAAGGCTTAAACAACAATAAGTGATAGAACCTGAAAGTATGTTTCCTCCAACAACTTCTGAGTTCCAAGCTTCTTGCACTAAAGTTCTAAGCTTTCTGCAATGATCCTTAAACTAAAGAGGTATGCTTTATAGAGATAGAAGTAATTAAGTGAGACTTAGACACACACTGAATGTCTATTCATGCTTTAGTTTTTTCCTTTAGTAATTATTATGGTCAAAGAAATATAGTTTGAAAAATGCTAGTTTAATTGCATGCTAGCATAGGTGATGATAATAACTGAGATCTGTTTTTGGTTTGAAGAGATGAGAAAGTCATATATGTTTACATCAGAATTTATGTTGGTTGGTGAGCTGAATTTACA includes these proteins:
- the LOC131616081 gene encoding uncharacterized protein LOC131616081 is translated as MSSTSKNQTPEYYQNVVVMRHGDRIDNFDPLWISTAQRPWDPPLVQEGRVRSFCTGRKFRNVFKYQLHRVYVSPFLRCVQTAAEAVIALSAVDDSPEALTGESVRFDPSKIKVSVEYGLCEMMSRMAIRLDVAPKDGNWGFNIAEREAMLPAGTVDKNVEKIYKELPKYEEPIASTKARYEQIVKDLADKHLTENLLLVTHGEGVGVALSSFRKGAEVYEVDYCGYVELRRPIFKKDKSFTAGQFEVITNTGQTGVKYSI
- the LOC131616080 gene encoding UPF0481 protein At3g47200-like produces the protein MGSSDEYHIQRIINIREKVEPSLWPQCCIYNVPAILLKVKEEAYTPLLVSIGPIHHNNKKLEEMQEYKQRYFHFFRNRLERKSDLVNYRSFLVQDEQNIRRCYQKKFNDISNEQFVDMMLLDAVFIMELFLRENKKWEHKDDYIVTQLCVSKSIQRDLSLLENQLPIYVLEKLYDTVVPSSVKKNNWFFKLAHEYFASCYPRHKESDERKFEAKKWEKSLHFVDLIRCSYLHKKMSNQYIDSQNECLMLRTATKLNEAGISFEKIHNRSLLDIKFEKKTFLSWFLCLGCLPCCGFFRARFLLPQLKVDQATECVLRNLIAFEQCHYPDEPYICNYVSLIDSLIRTKDDAELLVDKEVIVHELESNEELTTLVNGLCKHVVTNSSCYYQVMEDLNEHYNSVWKRAMGTISRVYFHDPWRSSSTIVVIIVLVFIIFNFYRTVHLMF
- the LOC131619805 gene encoding transcription factor DUO1; translated protein: MHGKKEQEHVKKGPWKTEEDDVLLHHVKKYGPRDWSSIRSKGLLQRTGKSCRLRWVNKLRPNLKNGCKFAIEEERIVIELQEQFGNKWAKIASYLPGRTDNDVKNFWSSRQKRLARLLKTSSSTSTSKSHKNKAKVSSHVPTSEIPYKFSSSSEGETSSKPNPCSLPCIEKSSEVIKMVPLEDLVKPEKPSIDANYVEQDLTPFDQSYKDLAPFDPSYKSTEHNAFPQIPELQTDLTFPMSRVDEPNSFDVFDPLYSSEFGMVPSFEPSGSCRFGNMDTNDDFSTNIDSFFDDFPEDMYDHIDSPASPSNL
- the LOC131616078 gene encoding obtusifoliol 14-alpha demethylase; translation: MDFFDGNKSLNTILLLITTIIVAKLISSFIIPKSRKRLPPILPGWPIVGGLFRFLKGPIFMLREEYPKLGGVFTLKIFHKNITFLIGPEVSAHFFKAPETDLSQQEVYQFNVPTFGPGVVFDVDYSVRQEQFRFFTEALRVNKLKSYVNQMVSEAEDYFSKWGSSGEVDLKYELEHLIILTASRCLLGREVRDKLFDDVSALFHDLDNGMLPISVLFPYLPIPAHRRRDNARKKLAEIFASIISSRKDSNKSEDDMLQCFIDSKYKDGRPTTEAEVTGLLIAALFAGQHTSSITSTWTGAYLLCNKQYLSGVVEEQKNLMAKHGDRVDHDVLAEMDVLYRCIKEALRLHPPLIMLLRSSHSDFSVTTREGKEYDIPKGHIVATSPAFANRLPHIFNEPDKYDPDRYAVGREEDKAAGAFSYISFGGGRHGCLGEPFAYLQIKAIWSHLLRNFEFELLSPFPEIDWNAMVVGVKGKVMVRYKRRELSVNQ